A region of Coccinella septempunctata chromosome 5, icCocSept1.1, whole genome shotgun sequence DNA encodes the following proteins:
- the LOC123313422 gene encoding general transcription factor IIH subunit 2: MDDGDPKEYRWETGYEKTWEAIKEDDDGFLEASVADIIQRAKRKRQNTKGYGTKLGMMRHFYIILDCSESMSSQDLKPTRLICTLKLLEGFMEEFFDQNPISQIGVIIMHNKRAEKIVDLAGNAKKHIKTLKTLNKTSLVGEPSLQNGLEMAFKSLKLLPTHASREILIIMGSLTTCDPGDINTTISALKTEGVRCSVIGLAAEVHICKQLAKETGGTYNVILDDCHFKDLLYQQIDPPPAASGLESSLIKMGFPHQMSVEGTEEPLTMCMCHVDSIDEGSKLTTGGYYCPQCYSKYCELPVECRSCGLTLVSAPHLARSYHHLFPAANYQEIEYEKQSEICFACQKLFNESDKQIYKCPNCQNFYCIDCDIFVHETLHTCPGCATNPSTFQITQTG; the protein is encoded by the exons ATGGATGATGGAGATCCCAAGGAATACCGCTGGGAAACCGGCTACGAAAAAACATG GGAAGCAATCAAGGAAGACGATGATGGGTTCCTTGAAGCTTCTGTTGCTGATATAATCCAAAGAGCTAAAAGGAAAAGACAAAATACAAAAGGATATGGAACTAAGCTTGGAATGATGAGGCACTTCTATATTATATTGGATTGTTCTGAATCAATGTCTAGTCAAGACTTAAAACCTACTCGACTCATTTGTACATTAAAG CTTCTGGAAGGTTTCATGGAAGAATTCTTTGATCAAAATCCTATAAGTCAGATTGGAGTTATCATAATGCATAACAAGAGggcagaaaaaattgttgaccTTGCAGGTAATGCAAAAAAACATATTAAAACATTGAAGACACTGAATAAAACATCATTGGTGGGGGAACCTTCCCTTCAGAATGGGTTGGAGATGGCTTTCAAATCACTGAAATTACTACCTACTCACGCAAGTAGAGAAATATTGATTATTATGGGAAGTCTCACAACGTGTGATCCAGGTGATATCAATACAACAATCAGT GCCTTGAAAACAGAGGGAGTTAGATGTTCTGTTATAGGCTTGGCAGCTGAAGTACATATCTGTAAACAATTAGCAAAAGAAACAGGTGGAACATATAATGTTATTTTGGATGACTGTCATTTTAAAGACTTATTGTATCAGCAGATAGATCCCCCACCAGCTGCCAGCGGGCTGGAATCTAGTTTGATCAAAATGGGATTTCCTCATCAAATGTCTGTTGAAGGAACTGAAGAACCATTAACTATGTGTATGTG tcaCGTTGATAGCATAGATGAGGGCAGCAAACTAACAACTGGTGGTTATTATTGCCCACAATGTTACAGTAAATATTGTGAACTTCCAGTAGAATGTCGATCTTGTGGACTAACTTTAGTTTCTGCTCCGCATTTAGCTAGATCTTATCATCACTTGTTCCCTGCAGCAAACTATCAAGAAATTGAGTATGAGAAACAATCAGAAATTTGTTTTGCATGCCAGAAGCTATTTAATGAATCGGATAAACAG atataCAAGTGCCCAAATTGTCAGAATTTTTACTGCATTGATTGTGATATTTTTGTCCATGAGACGCTCCATACATGTCCTGGATGTGCCACAAATCCTTCTACATTCCAAATAACACAAACAGGTTAA
- the LOC123313424 gene encoding transmembrane protein 47 isoform X1: MGKSFVLFERQSKKKMAQTTTIETVTIVRPLKVIAFICGLIVIILMIMGLASTDWLMAAGWRQGLFLHCIEEGAKHPLPFNMQEPPGCYQSRDATYIRTAAALCVITLLTDLVATILTGLGLRSKDHHTKFKYYRFAVIVMALALVSIILALIIYPVCFAAELNLGNRTVWEFGWAYGVGWGAAIFLFGGVILLLCDKESEEIYYKERKIVQDNDSRA, translated from the exons ATGGGGAAGTCGTTTGTCCTTTTTGAACGCCAGAGCAAAAA aaaaatggCGCAAACGACGACGATTGAAACTGTTACCATTGTGAGGCCCTTGAAG GTTATTGCTTTTATATGTGGACTGATAGTTATTATACTGATGATAATGGGCTTGGCATCGACAGACTGGCTAATGGCAGCTGGTTGGAGGCAAGGTTTGTTCTTGCATTGCATCGAGGAAGGAGCCAAACACCCTTTGCCCTTCAATATGCAAGAACCACCAGGTTGTTACCAATCTAGAGACGCAA cATATATCAGAACTGCGGCAGCACTTTGTGTTATCACATTATTGACTGACCTTGTTGCCACCATTCTAACAGGATTAGGTCTTAGATCGAAAGACCATCATACCAAATTCAAGTACTACCGTTTCGCCGTCATTGTTATGGCCCTTGCAC TTGTATCCATCATCTTAGCCCTCATCATATACCCAGTCTGTTTTGCAGCTGAATTGAATCTAG GTAACAGAACGGTCTGGGAATTTGGCTGGGCCTACGGAGTGGGTTGGGGCGCAGCTATCTTCTTATTCGGTGGAGTTATTCTGCTGTTATGTGATAAAGAAAGTGAAGAGATTTACTATAAGGAAAGGAAAATAGTGCAAGATAACGATTCTCGTGCCTAG
- the LOC123313424 gene encoding transmembrane protein 47 isoform X2 produces MAQTTTIETVTIVRPLKVIAFICGLIVIILMIMGLASTDWLMAAGWRQGLFLHCIEEGAKHPLPFNMQEPPGCYQSRDATYIRTAAALCVITLLTDLVATILTGLGLRSKDHHTKFKYYRFAVIVMALALVSIILALIIYPVCFAAELNLGNRTVWEFGWAYGVGWGAAIFLFGGVILLLCDKESEEIYYKERKIVQDNDSRA; encoded by the exons atggCGCAAACGACGACGATTGAAACTGTTACCATTGTGAGGCCCTTGAAG GTTATTGCTTTTATATGTGGACTGATAGTTATTATACTGATGATAATGGGCTTGGCATCGACAGACTGGCTAATGGCAGCTGGTTGGAGGCAAGGTTTGTTCTTGCATTGCATCGAGGAAGGAGCCAAACACCCTTTGCCCTTCAATATGCAAGAACCACCAGGTTGTTACCAATCTAGAGACGCAA cATATATCAGAACTGCGGCAGCACTTTGTGTTATCACATTATTGACTGACCTTGTTGCCACCATTCTAACAGGATTAGGTCTTAGATCGAAAGACCATCATACCAAATTCAAGTACTACCGTTTCGCCGTCATTGTTATGGCCCTTGCAC TTGTATCCATCATCTTAGCCCTCATCATATACCCAGTCTGTTTTGCAGCTGAATTGAATCTAG GTAACAGAACGGTCTGGGAATTTGGCTGGGCCTACGGAGTGGGTTGGGGCGCAGCTATCTTCTTATTCGGTGGAGTTATTCTGCTGTTATGTGATAAAGAAAGTGAAGAGATTTACTATAAGGAAAGGAAAATAGTGCAAGATAACGATTCTCGTGCCTAG
- the LOC123313424 gene encoding transmembrane protein 47 isoform X3 produces the protein MMIVDEISMAENQIAQVIAFICGLIVIILMIMGLASTDWLMAAGWRQGLFLHCIEEGAKHPLPFNMQEPPGCYQSRDATYIRTAAALCVITLLTDLVATILTGLGLRSKDHHTKFKYYRFAVIVMALALVSIILALIIYPVCFAAELNLGNRTVWEFGWAYGVGWGAAIFLFGGVILLLCDKESEEIYYKERKIVQDNDSRA, from the exons ATGATGATAGTTGATGAAATTTCCATGGCGGAGAATCAGATAGCACAG GTTATTGCTTTTATATGTGGACTGATAGTTATTATACTGATGATAATGGGCTTGGCATCGACAGACTGGCTAATGGCAGCTGGTTGGAGGCAAGGTTTGTTCTTGCATTGCATCGAGGAAGGAGCCAAACACCCTTTGCCCTTCAATATGCAAGAACCACCAGGTTGTTACCAATCTAGAGACGCAA cATATATCAGAACTGCGGCAGCACTTTGTGTTATCACATTATTGACTGACCTTGTTGCCACCATTCTAACAGGATTAGGTCTTAGATCGAAAGACCATCATACCAAATTCAAGTACTACCGTTTCGCCGTCATTGTTATGGCCCTTGCAC TTGTATCCATCATCTTAGCCCTCATCATATACCCAGTCTGTTTTGCAGCTGAATTGAATCTAG GTAACAGAACGGTCTGGGAATTTGGCTGGGCCTACGGAGTGGGTTGGGGCGCAGCTATCTTCTTATTCGGTGGAGTTATTCTGCTGTTATGTGATAAAGAAAGTGAAGAGATTTACTATAAGGAAAGGAAAATAGTGCAAGATAACGATTCTCGTGCCTAG
- the LOC123313423 gene encoding protein artemis, with the protein MSTFKGKIEEIPEISVDRFEEGNLDSEAFFLSHCHTDHMVGINTPEFREVLLKRNRFIYVSHVTKGILKQMHPYLKDQIRELDFHTPTPIYLKNRCISVIPIPSGHCPGSVMFLFEGSKTVLYTGDYRINLKDIKKIRAFYDDHGNMKKIHTVYLDTTFFLRDYMQFPTREESLHHIISLIEEWMSLGEEHIIHISVSAKYGYEYVFKEIFDKVKMPIHINEKAFDFYSLIPQLDGAITLTGENTRIHCSCGDSFNKICKNKEEYNIRTIKMSAMRWKNKDLEEGFTTNESESHFVCYSTHASYTEGVELIEFLKPKAIEPCVLRFDEDLDNQIYSSINELLNRDNEPKAKKPKLFDLKKLKNTQEAKTEKFSGVDQKYNDIFDEALDSPPEMTIPD; encoded by the exons ATGAGTACATTCaaaggaaaaattgaagagataCCTGAAATAAGTGTGGACAGATTCGAAGAGGGAAACTTAGATTCAGAagctttttttttatctcattgCCACACAGATCACATGGTTGGGATAAATACCCCAGAATTCCGAGAAGTATTGTTGAAAAGAAATCGCTTTATTTATGTTTCACATGTGACCAAAGGTATCCTGAAGCAGATGCATCCATATTTAAAAGATCAAATTAGGGAACTCGATTTTCATACACCTACtccaatatatttgaaaaatagatgtATATCAGTAATTCCCATTCCTTCAGGACATTGCCCGGGATCTGTTATGTTTTTATTTGAAGGAAGTAAAACAGTTTTATATACTGGTGACTACAGAATAAATCTGAAAGATATTAAAAAGATCAGAGCATTTTATGATGATCATGGTAACATGAAGAAAATTCATACAGTTTATTTGGACACAACTTTCTTTTTGAGGGATTATATGCAATTTCCTACACGAGAGGAAAGTTTGCACCACATTATTAGTTTGATTGAAGAATGGATGTCATTAGGTGAAGAGCACATAATTCATATAAGTGTTAGTGCTAAATATGGATATGAGTATGTTTTCAAGGAAATTTTCGATAAAGTCAAAATGCCAATTCATATCAATGAGAAAGCCTTTGATTTCTACAGTTTGATACCTCAATTAGATGGAGCTATAACACTTACAGGTGAAAACACAAGAATTCATTGCAGTTGTGGTGACTCTTTCAacaaaatatgtaaaaataaggAAGAGTATAATATCAGAACTATTAAGATGTCAGCTATGAGATGGAAGAACAAGGATTTGGAAGAAG GTTTCACTACAAACGAATCTGAATCCCATTTTGTTTGCTATTCAACTCATGCATCGTACACAGAAGGTGTGGAATTAATCGAATTCCTTAAACCTAAAGCCATTGAACCATGCGTTTTAAGATTTGATGAAGATTTAGACAACCAAATTTACTCTTCCATAAATGAGTTGTTGAACAGGGATAATGAACCCAAGGCGAAAAAGCCAAAGTTATTTGATTTGAAGAAACTTAAAAACACTCAGGAAGCGAAAACTGAAAAGTTTTCAGGGGTGGACCAAAAGTACAACGACATTTTTGATGAGGCATTAGATTCACCTCCAGAGATGACAATTCCTGATTGA